A region from the Candidatus Limnocylindrales bacterium genome encodes:
- the nuoL gene encoding NADH-quinone oxidoreductase subunit L, whose product MVEHAIDTIAVSSSLRWICLLPAIGAAINLIFGLRIQRSVGRLAVAALGSGMSIAAFVVVVMNFLTLRSMPPESRLLTDHLFTWIDIGTLDVSIAYQFDPLSAVMCLVVTGIGSLIHIYSYGYMDHEPALWRFFGLLNLFMFSMLTLVLGENVLLMFVGWEGVGLCSWGLIGFWHSDHNNTTAANKAFLVNRVGDFAFICGTFIVFWTLVAEGHGTLVFREMAGVVQHLDGHSLWGIPVATLATLLLFIGATGKSAQIPLYVWLPDAMAGPTPVSALIHAATMVTAGVYMIGRLNFLFSMAPDTLQVIAFVGAATALFAASIGLTQFDIKKVLAYSTVSQLGYMFLAMGVGAYAAGIFHLVTHAFFKACLFLGSGSVIHAMHHEQDMRRMGGLRRYMPVTFWTFFISTLAIAGIPPLAGFFSKDEILWKAFLSNPVLWGIGACAAFMTAFYMFRQVFMTFFGECRADHHTVEHLHESAAPMTMPLVVLAFGAITVGWLGIPHALGGNNLFEQWLEPVFAASHVEAQGQGGAHATAAAHGEGAHGAAAHGEAAHAKAAPPDSHGKGGTHGDPAHGEATHGEGVVGGEHHDLTTEYLLMGVSIALASTGIFLAYLMYGARRLNPDSFARVGGGLPYRLSYNKYYVDEVYHALFVRGAINLSRGLAWFDAKVVDGIVNLTATITHAASAFNGAFDKYVVDGLVNFTASTFDRAGGALRLVQTGSINAYLYVILIGVTLTLLANAW is encoded by the coding sequence ATGGTCGAGCACGCCATCGATACCATCGCCGTCTCCAGCTCGCTGCGCTGGATCTGCCTGCTGCCGGCCATCGGCGCCGCGATCAACCTGATCTTCGGCCTGCGCATCCAGCGCTCGGTCGGGCGCCTGGCCGTGGCCGCGCTCGGAAGCGGCATGTCGATCGCGGCCTTCGTCGTGGTCGTCATGAACTTCCTGACGCTGCGCTCGATGCCGCCCGAGAGCCGCCTGCTCACGGACCACCTCTTCACGTGGATCGACATCGGCACGCTCGACGTCTCCATCGCGTATCAGTTCGACCCGCTTTCGGCGGTCATGTGCCTGGTGGTGACGGGCATCGGCAGCCTCATCCACATCTACTCCTACGGCTACATGGACCACGAGCCGGCGCTATGGCGGTTCTTCGGCCTGCTCAACCTCTTCATGTTCTCGATGCTGACGCTGGTGCTCGGCGAGAACGTGCTCCTGATGTTCGTGGGCTGGGAGGGCGTGGGCCTCTGCTCGTGGGGCCTGATCGGTTTCTGGCACTCCGACCACAACAACACGACGGCCGCCAACAAGGCGTTCCTGGTCAACCGCGTCGGCGATTTCGCGTTCATCTGCGGCACCTTCATCGTGTTCTGGACGCTGGTGGCCGAGGGGCACGGCACCCTCGTGTTTCGGGAGATGGCCGGCGTCGTCCAGCACCTGGACGGCCATTCACTGTGGGGCATTCCGGTCGCGACGCTGGCGACGCTGCTGCTCTTCATCGGCGCGACCGGCAAGTCGGCGCAGATCCCGCTCTACGTCTGGCTGCCCGATGCCATGGCAGGCCCGACGCCGGTCTCGGCGCTCATCCACGCGGCCACGATGGTCACCGCCGGCGTCTACATGATCGGCCGCCTGAACTTCCTGTTCTCGATGGCGCCCGACACGCTCCAGGTCATCGCCTTCGTCGGCGCGGCCACGGCGCTGTTCGCGGCCTCGATCGGCCTGACCCAGTTCGACATCAAGAAGGTGCTCGCCTACTCGACGGTCTCCCAGCTCGGCTACATGTTCCTGGCGATGGGCGTCGGCGCGTACGCCGCCGGCATCTTCCACCTCGTCACGCACGCGTTTTTCAAGGCCTGCCTCTTCCTCGGCTCCGGCTCCGTCATCCACGCCATGCACCACGAGCAGGACATGCGGCGCATGGGCGGCCTGCGCCGCTACATGCCGGTGACGTTCTGGACGTTCTTCATCTCGACCCTGGCCATCGCCGGCATTCCGCCGCTGGCCGGCTTCTTCTCCAAGGACGAGATCCTGTGGAAGGCGTTCCTGTCCAACCCGGTGCTGTGGGGCATCGGCGCCTGCGCCGCGTTCATGACGGCCTTCTACATGTTCCGCCAGGTCTTCATGACGTTCTTCGGCGAGTGCCGCGCCGATCATCACACCGTCGAGCACCTGCACGAGTCGGCGGCGCCGATGACGATGCCGCTGGTCGTCCTGGCCTTTGGCGCCATCACCGTAGGCTGGCTCGGCATTCCGCATGCGCTCGGCGGCAACAATCTGTTCGAGCAGTGGCTCGAGCCCGTGTTCGCGGCCTCGCACGTCGAGGCGCAGGGCCAGGGTGGTGCGCATGCGACCGCCGCGGCGCACGGCGAGGGCGCCCACGGCGCCGCGGCGCACGGGGAGGCCGCGCACGCCAAGGCTGCTCCTCCCGACTCCCACGGCAAGGGCGGCACCCACGGCGACCCTGCGCACGGCGAAGCGACTCACGGCGAAGGCGTCGTCGGCGGCGAGCATCACGACCTGACGACCGAGTACCTGCTGATGGGCGTGTCGATCGCGCTGGCGTCCACCGGCATCTTCCTGGCTTACCTCATGTACGGCGCGCGCCGCCTGAATCCCGACAGCTTCGCGCGAGTCGGCGGCGGGCTCCCCTACAGGCTCAGCTACAACAAGTATTACGTCGACGAGGTCTATCACGCGCTCTTCGTGCGCGGCGCCATCAACCTGTCGCGCGGTCTGGCATGGTTCGACGCCAAGGTGGTCGACGGCATCGTCAACCTCACCGCGACGATCACCCACGCGGCGTCGGCCTTCAACGGCGCGTTCGACAAATACGTCGTCGACGGCCTGGTGAACTTCACCGCCAGCACCTTCGACCGCGCCGGCGGCGCGCTGCGCCTGGTGCAGACAGGCAGCATCAACGCCTACCTCTACGTCATCCTGATCGGCGTCACCCTTACGCTCTTGGCCAACGCCTGGTAG
- the nuoK gene encoding NADH-quinone oxidoreductase subunit NuoK yields the protein MAPVGLQHYLLVSLALFSLGLFCVLTRRNAIGVLMGIELILNAAAINYVAVSRYGAGSFDGDVYAIFIIMLAAAESAIGLAVVLGIYRRIRGVDVSRMTELQG from the coding sequence ATGGCTCCGGTCGGATTGCAGCACTATCTCCTCGTGAGCCTGGCCCTGTTCAGTCTGGGCCTGTTCTGCGTGCTCACCCGCCGCAACGCCATCGGCGTGCTGATGGGCATCGAGCTGATCCTGAACGCCGCCGCGATCAACTACGTTGCCGTCTCGCGCTACGGCGCGGGCAGCTTCGACGGCGACGTCTACGCCATCTTCATCATCATGCTGGCGGCGGCCGAGTCCGCCATCGGCCTGGCCGTCGTGCTCGGAATCTATCGCCGCATCCGCGGCGTGGACGTCTCGCGCATGACCGAGCTGCAGGGCTGA
- a CDS encoding NADH-quinone oxidoreductase subunit I: MTTMSTIFEGMAVTFSHFFRTPYTIQYPDRMPVRIQDTLPYRYRGFLEVDLEICTGCLACERACPIDCIYIEARKDKETKQMILERFDIDLAKCMYCGLCSEPCPTGSIHHTREFEGADFSLESMVRRYVKVPVPAYKPKKSGEDDPAIVPILERGMRYVNEFATADSPGSKVVTPEEVER, translated from the coding sequence ATGACGACCATGTCCACGATCTTCGAGGGCATGGCCGTGACGTTCTCGCACTTCTTCCGCACGCCGTACACGATCCAGTACCCGGATCGCATGCCGGTGCGCATCCAGGACACGCTGCCGTACCGCTACCGCGGGTTCCTGGAGGTCGACCTCGAGATCTGCACCGGCTGCCTTGCCTGCGAGCGCGCCTGCCCGATCGACTGCATCTACATCGAGGCCCGCAAGGACAAAGAAACCAAGCAGATGATCCTGGAGCGCTTCGACATCGACCTGGCCAAGTGCATGTACTGCGGCCTGTGCTCGGAGCCGTGCCCGACCGGATCCATCCATCATACGCGCGAGTTCGAAGGCGCCGACTTCTCGCTCGAGTCCATGGTGCGCCGCTACGTCAAGGTCCCGGTGCCGGCGTACAAGCCCAAGAAGAGCGGCGAGGACGATCCGGCCATCGTGCCAATCCTGGAGCGCGGCATGCGCTACGTGAACGAATTCGCCACGGCCGACTCGCCCGGCTCCAAGGTCGTCACGCCCGAGGAGGTCGAGCGCTGA
- a CDS encoding NADH-quinone oxidoreductase subunit J has product MDAAAAPAMTPADAIFYAVAVVALIGGLGVALSKHIIYSALSLMISLMGVAGLFLTLSADFVAGVQLLVYVGGVLVLTLFAVMLTQGIQDVAVSNRGVGRLAGGAITLAVFIVMARAVTAATWATAKEPLPPVYSTNAVGDLLLGKYVLPFEVASIVLLAVLVGAVVLTRKETVE; this is encoded by the coding sequence ATGGATGCGGCCGCAGCCCCTGCGATGACTCCGGCCGATGCGATCTTCTACGCGGTGGCCGTGGTCGCGCTGATCGGCGGCCTCGGCGTGGCGCTGTCCAAGCACATCATCTACTCGGCGCTCTCGCTCATGATCTCGCTGATGGGCGTGGCCGGGCTGTTCCTGACCTTGTCGGCCGACTTCGTGGCCGGCGTCCAGCTTCTCGTCTACGTCGGCGGAGTCCTGGTGCTCACCCTGTTCGCGGTCATGCTGACCCAGGGCATCCAGGACGTGGCCGTCTCCAATCGCGGCGTGGGCCGGTTGGCGGGCGGGGCGATCACGCTGGCGGTGTTCATCGTGATGGCACGCGCCGTGACGGCGGCAACGTGGGCAACGGCCAAGGAGCCGCTGCCGCCGGTGTACTCGACCAACGCGGTGGGGGACCTGCTGCTCGGCAAGTACGTGCTGCCCTTCGAGGTGGCGTCGATCGTGCTGCTGGCAGTGCTGGTCGGAGCCGTCGTGCTGACACGGAAAGAGACTGTGGAATAG
- a CDS encoding NADPH-quinone oxidoreductase gives MSVEVEFAEGGEAFGTEEMTLNMGPQHPSTHGVLRFIVKADGEVMRAAVPDIGYLHRSIEKIAEKVGWHGFMPYTDRVDYVAAMTTNQAWAMAGEALGGITVPRRGEYCRVIACELGRICSHLLAVGAMGMDIGAITPFTHAIRERELINDLLEELCGSRLTFNYMRIGGVAWDLPPGYATRVRRFLDHFEPIVDEFDDLLSNNKIYVERLANVAVVSREMAIAYNLVGPNLRASGVRYDLRKNRPYSVYSDFEFDVPVGEGKYGTVGDCWDRYAVRIEEMRQSARILRQAIEGIPEGPVIAKVPRNFKPAPGEFHSRVETARGDQSWYVVSDGSEYPYRVHIRTGSFSAMSIVDALSRGLMIADLIAVIASFDIVAPEVDR, from the coding sequence ATGTCGGTCGAGGTAGAATTCGCCGAGGGCGGCGAGGCATTCGGCACCGAAGAGATGACCCTGAACATGGGCCCGCAGCACCCGAGCACGCACGGGGTGCTGCGCTTCATCGTCAAGGCCGACGGCGAAGTGATGCGCGCGGCGGTGCCCGACATCGGCTACCTGCACCGCAGCATCGAGAAGATCGCCGAGAAGGTCGGCTGGCACGGCTTCATGCCCTACACCGACCGCGTCGACTACGTCGCCGCGATGACGACCAACCAGGCGTGGGCGATGGCCGGCGAGGCGCTCGGCGGCATCACCGTCCCGCGCCGCGGCGAGTATTGCCGCGTGATCGCGTGCGAGCTCGGCCGCATCTGCTCGCATCTGCTGGCCGTCGGCGCGATGGGCATGGACATCGGCGCCATCACGCCGTTCACGCACGCCATCCGCGAGCGCGAGCTGATCAACGACCTCCTCGAGGAGCTCTGCGGGTCGCGCCTGACGTTCAACTACATGCGCATCGGCGGCGTGGCCTGGGACCTGCCGCCCGGCTACGCGACGCGCGTTCGCCGCTTCCTCGACCACTTCGAGCCGATCGTCGACGAGTTCGACGACCTGCTCTCGAACAACAAGATCTACGTCGAGCGCCTCGCGAACGTCGCCGTGGTCTCGCGCGAGATGGCCATCGCCTACAACCTGGTCGGGCCCAACCTGCGCGCCAGCGGCGTGCGCTACGACCTGCGCAAGAACAGGCCCTACAGCGTGTACTCGGATTTCGAGTTCGACGTGCCGGTGGGCGAGGGAAAGTACGGAACGGTCGGCGACTGCTGGGACCGGTACGCCGTGCGCATCGAGGAGATGCGCCAGAGCGCGCGCATCCTGCGCCAGGCCATCGAGGGCATTCCCGAGGGGCCCGTGATCGCCAAGGTCCCGCGCAACTTCAAGCCTGCTCCGGGCGAGTTCCATTCGCGCGTGGAGACCGCGCGCGGCGATCAGAGCTGGTATGTGGTCTCCGACGGCTCGGAGTATCCCTACCGGGTGCACATCCGCACCGGGTCGTTCTCGGCCATGTCCATCGTCGATGCGCTCTCGCGCGGTCTCATGATCGCCGACCTCATCGCCGTGATCGCCAGCTTCGACATCGTCGCGCCCGAGGTGGACCGGTAA
- the nuoH gene encoding NADH-quinone oxidoreductase subunit NuoH, whose product MQAFLDSIAAGMEGIPHWLVYAVGAITFGAIVVFGFILPVAGVTSWVERRVWARIQSRIGPNRVGPGGFLQWLADGLKNLLKEDVIPDAVDQPLFRLAPYVVVAGFVGAFVALPFAGSLIIADLNIGILYVTAVTSLVVVGILMAGWSSNNKWSMLGGIRSATQIICYEIPVGLSIFPVVLLSGTLSMQGIIASQGWAPHQWHMFHSPFLFGAFLMFFVGALAEGNRTPFDLPEAESELVAGFATEYSGMRSLLFFLAEWGNLYVIGALVTTLFMGGWQVPAFTDDAVLLTVAQFGTFFLKAYLWVFVAMWIRATLPRVRIDQLMSLCWKYMVPIGLVNVIGTAVLMVAIPEGSDVLRWAMVAVALFVLVKFALRVRYHLRRANYGRMGLGAARA is encoded by the coding sequence ATGCAGGCGTTTCTCGACAGCATCGCTGCCGGAATGGAAGGCATTCCGCACTGGCTGGTCTACGCCGTCGGCGCGATCACGTTCGGTGCGATCGTGGTGTTCGGCTTCATCCTTCCGGTGGCGGGCGTGACGAGCTGGGTGGAACGGCGAGTCTGGGCACGGATCCAGTCTCGCATCGGCCCCAACCGCGTCGGGCCCGGGGGCTTCCTGCAGTGGCTCGCGGACGGGCTGAAGAACCTGCTCAAAGAGGACGTGATTCCCGACGCGGTCGATCAGCCGCTGTTCCGCCTTGCGCCGTACGTGGTGGTGGCGGGATTCGTGGGCGCCTTCGTGGCGCTGCCGTTTGCCGGCTCGTTGATCATCGCCGACCTCAACATCGGCATCCTCTACGTCACGGCGGTGACGTCGCTGGTGGTGGTCGGCATCCTCATGGCCGGCTGGTCGTCGAACAACAAGTGGTCGATGCTCGGCGGCATCCGCTCGGCCACGCAGATCATCTGCTACGAGATCCCCGTCGGGCTGTCGATCTTTCCGGTCGTGCTGCTGTCGGGCACGCTGTCGATGCAGGGAATCATCGCCTCGCAGGGCTGGGCTCCGCACCAGTGGCACATGTTCCACAGCCCGTTCCTGTTCGGCGCGTTCCTGATGTTCTTCGTGGGCGCGCTGGCCGAAGGAAACCGGACCCCGTTCGATCTTCCCGAAGCCGAATCCGAGCTCGTCGCCGGCTTTGCCACCGAGTACAGCGGAATGCGATCGCTGCTGTTCTTCCTGGCGGAGTGGGGCAACCTCTACGTGATCGGTGCGCTGGTGACGACGCTCTTCATGGGCGGCTGGCAGGTGCCGGCTTTTACCGACGACGCCGTGCTGCTGACGGTCGCGCAGTTCGGCACGTTCTTCCTCAAAGCCTATTTATGGGTGTTCGTGGCGATGTGGATCCGCGCAACCCTGCCGCGCGTGCGCATCGACCAGCTGATGTCGCTGTGCTGGAAGTACATGGTGCCCATCGGGCTGGTCAACGTCATCGGCACCGCCGTCCTGATGGTAGCCATCCCCGAGGGCAGCGACGTCCTGCGCTGGGCCATGGTGGCCGTGGCGCTCTTCGTTCTCGTCAAGTTCGCTCTTCGCGTGCGCTATCACCTGCGCCGCGCCAATTACGGTCGCATGGGACTCGGAGCGGCCAGAGCCTGA
- a CDS encoding NADH-quinone oxidoreductase subunit M gives MDHLLSLMTFIPLLGMFVVLALPRDNHQLIRVTALAFTIPSFLLGIWLYQNFDRSLVTMQFVERFQWIPSFNIQYIMGVDGLSVTMLLLTALLCPICVLAAWDIDKGVKGFFALFLLLETGMMGVFAALDFFLFFIFWEVMLLPMYFLIGIWGGPRREYAAIKFFLYTLVGSVLMLVAMLALYFTNDPHTFDMMVLMDKAPTYSRALQSWAWIALFIGFAIKIPAFPFHTWLPDAHVEAPTSISVILAGVLLKMGTYGILRICFPIFPLATQDYAFWALAALGTWNIVYGALCAMAQEDMKKLVAYSSISHMGYVMLGMATLTPQGINGAVLQMFNHGTVTAMLFLIVGVVYDRAHHRRIDGFGGLASVMPVYTGIMTIAFFAALGLPGLSAFISEVLVLLGAWQYNQALTVVAASAVVLTAAYMLWMLQRVWLGPVNEKYADLPDVNMREKVMLVPLAIIVMILGVYPHAVLDLMNPTLVALNGIVRDATPAVALLQ, from the coding sequence ATGGACCATCTCCTCTCCTTGATGACCTTCATTCCGCTGCTGGGAATGTTCGTCGTGCTCGCCCTGCCGCGCGACAATCACCAGCTCATCCGCGTCACCGCGCTGGCGTTCACGATCCCGAGCTTCCTGCTCGGCATCTGGCTCTACCAGAACTTCGACCGCTCGCTCGTGACGATGCAGTTCGTCGAGCGTTTCCAGTGGATCCCGTCGTTCAACATCCAGTACATCATGGGCGTCGATGGCCTCTCGGTGACGATGCTGCTGCTCACCGCGCTGCTGTGCCCGATCTGCGTGCTGGCGGCGTGGGACATCGACAAGGGCGTCAAAGGTTTCTTCGCTCTCTTCCTGCTGCTCGAGACCGGCATGATGGGCGTGTTCGCCGCCCTCGACTTCTTCCTCTTCTTCATCTTCTGGGAGGTCATGCTGCTGCCGATGTATTTCCTCATCGGCATCTGGGGCGGCCCGCGCCGCGAGTACGCGGCCATCAAGTTCTTCCTCTACACGCTCGTGGGCTCGGTGCTGATGCTGGTGGCCATGCTGGCCCTGTACTTCACCAATGACCCGCACACGTTCGACATGATGGTGCTGATGGACAAGGCGCCTACCTACAGCCGGGCGCTGCAGTCATGGGCGTGGATCGCACTGTTCATCGGCTTCGCCATCAAGATTCCGGCGTTCCCGTTCCATACCTGGCTGCCCGACGCGCACGTGGAGGCGCCGACGTCGATCTCGGTCATCCTGGCCGGAGTGCTCCTGAAGATGGGCACCTACGGCATCCTTCGCATCTGCTTCCCGATCTTCCCGCTGGCCACGCAGGACTACGCGTTCTGGGCGCTGGCCGCGCTCGGCACCTGGAACATCGTCTACGGGGCCCTGTGCGCCATGGCGCAGGAGGACATGAAGAAGCTGGTGGCCTACTCCTCCATCTCGCACATGGGCTACGTCATGCTGGGCATGGCCACGCTGACGCCGCAGGGAATCAACGGCGCCGTGCTGCAGATGTTCAACCACGGCACCGTCACGGCCATGCTCTTCCTCATCGTGGGCGTGGTCTACGACCGCGCCCACCACCGGCGCATCGACGGCTTCGGCGGCCTGGCCTCGGTGATGCCGGTGTACACCGGCATCATGACCATCGCCTTCTTCGCCGCGCTGGGGCTGCCCGGTCTGTCGGCGTTCATCTCCGAAGTCCTGGTCCTGCTCGGGGCGTGGCAGTACAACCAGGCGCTCACCGTGGTCGCCGCTTCGGCGGTGGTGCTGACGGCGGCCTACATGCTGTGGATGCTCCAGCGCGTCTGGCTTGGCCCCGTCAACGAGAAGTACGCCGACCTGCCCGACGTCAACATGCGCGAGAAGGTGATGTTGGTGCCGCTGGCGATCATCGTCATGATCCTCGGCGTCTACCCGCACGCCGTCCTCGACCTGATGAACCCGACGCTGGTCGCGCTCAACGGCATCGTGCGCGACGCCACTCCCGCCGTCGCCTTGCTGCAGTAA